The region CAGCAGCAGCGTGCGCTGCGCCGGGGTGTCCGAAGGGGCCTCGCGGTCCAGCACCTCGAGGAAATCGATGCCGTTGATCGCCATGCCCTCGCCGATCCGGGTCAGCACCCGTTCGCGGCGGCGGGGATCGCAGCTGTGATGGATCATGACCCATCCCCCAGCCGGAAGCTGGCCGAGGCCTCGGCCCCGCTCCGCAACAGGCGATAGGTGATGGTGATGAGGATGGCGGCATCCACGGCCTCGGCCCGGATCTCGGTCACCTCGATCCGCCGCCCCAGATGCTGCTGCAGCGCCGCGCGGATGACGAATTCGGTGGTCGCGGCCTGTTCGGGGCTGACTGGCGCGAACAGCAGGCGATAGATGCCGGCGCCGAAATCAGGGCGGTTCACCCGCTCGCCCGGATTGGTGAACAGGATCTGCTCGATCAGGTCGCGGATATGGTCGGCCTCGGACGTGCCCGAGGTTCGCTGGCTGCCGTCGAAATGATAGGGGAAATCAAGCTGCATGGCCTAGATCCCGATCACGCGGGTCTGCGCCTGCACCGGCACCAGCGGCGTGCCGGTGGGCGTGCAGACGGAGGTAGACGACATCAGCACGGCGGGCGCGCCCTCGATCAGCACCCTTGTCGCGGCGACGACATAAGTGGCGGTCACGCAGGGGCCATTGCCCGCCGAGGGCACGAAGGGGCAGCCGGCCACGGTCCAGACCGAGCTCTGCGCCACCGCCGGCTGGCCAGACAGCAGCACCCGCGCCGAGGGCGTGGTCGGCAGGGCCTGCCCGCCATGCGAACACATGACGGTTGCGCCGAGATGCAGTATGGGTCCGCTCATCGCTCTCTCCCTTCCTCTTCAGATCACCACCAGCGCGCCATTGTTCACCGTGACCGTCGGGCCGGTCATGATGATCGAGGCGCCCTTGCCGTTCTGGATGTAGATGCCGGTGTCGTTCACGATCAGCGAGGCGCCGGTCGCGGTCTTGATGACGATGCCGCCGGTCGGTCCCGGCAGGTCAGTGACGGTGATGCCGTTCTGCAGCATGGTCTGGATGGTCACCGCGCTGAGCCCCGGCGGGGTCAGCTGGTGCAGCGCCGGAACCTCGGCCACGGTGCCATAGAAACAGCCGGTCCAGACCGGGTAATCGGGATCACCGCGCTCGAACTCGACCCAGACCCCGGCGCCGATCGGCGGCACCGCCAGCACCCCGGTCTGGATGCCCGACATCGGAAAGCAGGGCATCGCCCAGCTGGTCAGCGCCACCGAGCTGACATCGGGCACCATCGCCTGAATCCGGCCGACCATCATCGGGTCGATGTTGTTGATGACCGTGCCGCGGAATTTGCCGAAGTATTGTTCGGTCATACCGCCACCGAAGGGCTGGAGGGCAGAAGCCCGCTGCGTTTCAGGGTGAATTTCTGCGTGTAGCTGCCGCGCGACAGGTCATGCGTGACGCTGTCGATGTAATGGATGCCGTCAAAGGCCATGCCGGCCCCGCGCACCCCCACGAGGTTGCGCGCGCGAAGGATGCGGCCATAGCGGACCACGTCGATCGAGCCCTGCCCCCGCACCGCGTCACTCCGCTGCGCCGCGCGGGCGAAACCGCGTGCCACCGCCTCGAACGGGTTCAGCCGCGCGGTGTCCTTCATCCGGTTGATCTTGGGTGGCAAGGGCGGCACCAGCCCCAGGGGCGGCAAGAAGGGGATGGCCGAGGGGATGGGAATCGGGATCGGCGCCTTGGTCTGCGGGTTCTGGATGAACACGATGGGGATCTCGAATTCGGACTTGTCGAACGAGAAGGACAGCTCGTCGCAATTGGTGGCAAAGCCGCTGTCGACGGTCAGCGCCGGCTGCACCTCGCCGATGCGAATCTCGGGACCCCAATAGGCAAAGCTGGTCGCGGGCGCAGGTCCGGGCTTCAGGAAGAAGGTATAGCCCGCCTCGGCCGCCAAGGCCCGGATATAGGCCAGATCGCTGTCCTGATGCCGGGGGATCTTCTCGGTCGGCAAAGGCGCGCTTTCCATGCTGGGGATCACCTGCGGGATCACCCCCAGCCACGCATATTTCGCCAGCACCAGCGCCACCCGGGCAAAGGGCGGCATGGCCGGATAGGGCAGGCCCGAGAAGTCGAAGGTCTCCATCGTCGCGGTCAGGTCCTTGCCCTTCACCGACAGCGTGGCGGGCGCGCCGCCCGCGCCGGGGGCGAGATCGGCCTTGGTGACGACGCCGTTCATCAGCGAGATGGCCTGCCCGTTCATCGTCGCCACCAGCGCCACCCTGAGGATCGGCAACGCCGCACCGCCCGCCAGCAGGAACAGCGTGTTCAGCGGAGAGTTTTTCTCCAGCGCGAAGACCAGTTCGAACCCCGATTGCACCTCGCCCGAGTTCTCCTCGATCTTCACCGATTGCAGCGCCTCGATCACCGCGCGGGGCGCGGGAAGCGGGACGCCGGGTCCGAAAAGGACGGTGAGGTCGATGCCCTTTATCATCACTCCTCCTCGGGCGCGGGGACGCCGGCGGGCAGGGTCAGGCGCAGCTCGGTTCCGGCGGCGGCCAGATCCTCGGGCCAGAGCGCGCGGTTGGCGTCGCAGATGAGCCAGAAGGCCTCGGGGTTGCCGATGGTCTCTGCCGCGATCTGGTCCAGCCGCTCGCCCTCGGCCAGCTGCCGCCAGCCGATGGTGGCAAAGACCTCGGGCGGTGGGGCGAAGCGGCGGGCGAGATAGGGAAACTGCCGCCCGTCGGGGGCGGTGAAGCTGCGTGTCGGGATGCCGTGATAGCGGCTGTCGGCGGGGAAATCCGTGGCCTCGACCACGCCCGCCTCGTACATCGCCTGGATCGGGTTCTTCACCGCAAACCTCCCGCGCCAAGCGCATCCAGCGTGCCGGCCTGCGCCTTGGCGGCCAGTTGCTCCTTGGCCTGCAGATAGGCCATGAACAGTCCCGAGCCGCGATGGGTGAAGCCCAGATCATCGACCGAGAGCACCTTCATCGACAAGGACAGCTTGGCCCGGATCGGGTTCAGGTTCGGGTCAAAGAACTCCTCGGTGATCTGCAGACTGTCGAGCCGGACCGGCACGATTCGCTGCGCCGACCAGACGAACAGGGCCAAGGGCGTCTCGGCCGGGGTGATCTCGAAGCTGCCCGCCGCCCCCTGCGCCTTCTGCCGTTCAAGCTGGGCTGACGTAGGGTAAAGCAGCGTCTCCAGCGCCGCCAGTGCCGGAAAAATGCCCAGCCGCGCGGCATCGGGATTGCGGTCGGGAAATTCCAGCTGGTCGGTGGCGTCGATCACCGCATCGAGGCTGATCGTCTCGCTGGCCGGCCCGGTCAGGCGCAGGGCCTGCGAGCGGTTCTGGCCGTCGGCGATGGCCTGCGCCTTGACCTCGCGGGTCAGCGTCTCGGGCGCGTATTGCAGCGCGATGATGCGGCTGACCGCGCCCGTATCCGGCGCCATCAGCACAAGGCCGGCACGGATCAGTCTGGGAGAGGAGGACAACCCGCTCATCATCACCTCATGGCGTCGGATCGCCCGGCTTGCGGACGCACATGGTGGTCACCTTGCCCTTCTCGGCATTGCTGGTGTCGATAGACTTGCCGGCGCAATCGGTGCGCAATTCCGAGATCCGGACCATCGTCTTGATATAGGCGGTGATGGCATTGCTGAAATTGGTTGCATGGGTGCTGAAGGTTGCGACCGCCTGCCCGGTCTTGCCGGCGAAGACCGGATAGGGGTTGTTCTGCAGATGGGTGATGAAATCCCGGCCATGCTCGCCCTCGTGAAAGCCGAGGGTGCTGGTCCCGCTCGAGGCCTTGTCCTCGGTGGTGGTGCCGCGGCCATAGCCCGAGGTGCCGCCAGTGCTTGCCCCCGGACCATAGGTGGTCTGGATGCTCATCGAGAAGACATCCTGATTGAAGGTAAAGCTGCTGATCGTGCCGCGCGGTGAGAGCACCCAGTCAACGAAATTCATGCCCGCCGGCAGCGGCGAAAGGTTGATGTCGGTCTTGGCGCCGTTGGCCATGGCCGGGTCGGATGAGGTGGTGTCGGGAAGGATCGTCAGGTTGACCGTGCCGATCTTCGTCGTCGCTTCGCCGGTGGCGGCGACCCCGGCGCGGAACGGCACCGGCGAGGAAATCCCCGGCACGGTCTTCCATTCGGGCACCGGCACGCCCAGCACGGTCGCGGCGCATTCCGCCTTGGCGATGTCGTCAAAGCCCATGACCTTCTGGCACTCCATCAGCGCCCGCGCCTCGGCATAGGTCATGATCAGCCTGCCGGGTTGTTTCTGTCCGCCGCCCGGTCCCGCCATGCCGAAGCCCTGATCGACCGAGCCTTCAAAGGGCTGGTCGGCCAGCAAATCGATTGGCAAGCGCCGCAGGGTTGCCCCGGATTGCTGCAGCGTATGGGTCAGCTCGTGCGCCATCAGCTGGCGCCCCTCGCGGGTGGCGGGGGCGAACTCGCCGGCGCCGAAGGCGATGTGGTTTTTCAGCGTATAGGCCCGCGCGCCGATCGCCCGCGCCGCCTGCCCCGCCGCCGCATCGGTGTGCAGCCGGACATGGCCGAAATCGCGGCCAAAGCGCGGCTCGAAAAAACCGCGCTCGGCGGGCGACAGCGGCCTGCCGCCCTGCGCCACCGCCCCGGCAGCGGCGGGGGCTGCGGACTGATGTGGTGTAGCG is a window of Paracoccus zhejiangensis DNA encoding:
- a CDS encoding GPW/gp25 family protein, translated to MQLDFPYHFDGSQRTSGTSEADHIRDLIEQILFTNPGERVNRPDFGAGIYRLLFAPVSPEQAATTEFVIRAALQQHLGRRIEVTEIRAEAVDAAILITITYRLLRSGAEASASFRLGDGS
- a CDS encoding phage baseplate assembly protein V, with the protein product MTEQYFGKFRGTVINNIDPMMVGRIQAMVPDVSSVALTSWAMPCFPMSGIQTGVLAVPPIGAGVWVEFERGDPDYPVWTGCFYGTVAEVPALHQLTPPGLSAVTIQTMLQNGITVTDLPGPTGGIVIKTATGASLIVNDTGIYIQNGKGASIIMTGPTVTVNNGALVVI
- a CDS encoding eCIS core domain-containing protein, producing the protein MRAHAAVTADTSPAVIRRSCACHAKTASDDLCPDCAAKAAGVQPRLAIGPVDDPFEREADAMAEAVVAGRPAPALNHGVGPALQPKAIATPHQSAAPAAAGAVAQGGRPLSPAERGFFEPRFGRDFGHVRLHTDAAAGQAARAIGARAYTLKNHIAFGAGEFAPATREGRQLMAHELTHTLQQSGATLRRLPIDLLADQPFEGSVDQGFGMAGPGGGQKQPGRLIMTYAEARALMECQKVMGFDDIAKAECAATVLGVPVPEWKTVPGISSPVPFRAGVAATGEATTKIGTVNLTILPDTTSSDPAMANGAKTDINLSPLPAGMNFVDWVLSPRGTISSFTFNQDVFSMSIQTTYGPGASTGGTSGYGRGTTTEDKASSGTSTLGFHEGEHGRDFITHLQNNPYPVFAGKTGQAVATFSTHATNFSNAITAYIKTMVRISELRTDCAGKSIDTSNAEKGKVTTMCVRKPGDPTP